The following are encoded in a window of Myxocyprinus asiaticus isolate MX2 ecotype Aquarium Trade chromosome 17, UBuf_Myxa_2, whole genome shotgun sequence genomic DNA:
- the insm1b gene encoding insulinoma-associated protein 1b: MPKGFLVKRNKKAALVSYRIRSDEDGGSAPECQIAQIAPSPPVPSASKPDSIIAASPLDGADAPVPVHSAKPVQFGNPEAVYQALYSPTRPISKEHDRKYFERSFNIGSPVSAESFPTAASLTSLDHHLLFAPVDLKIGTSNSNRSGTASGAHAPAIRTGTKRHSTSETERKSSKNQAKKPKAIRKLNFEDEVTTSPVLGLKIKEGPVDLKPRPASSNNNNNKPLGEFICQLCKEEYSDPFSLAQHKCSRIVRVEYRCPECDKVFSCPANLASHRRWHKPRVQSAPKAPIQPAKPFPEDLKDMRADFTSDRDSPSPGLSESGSDDGLYDCQHCGKRFKRQAYLRKHIMGHQMLHNQIVGDAFQNAERVESPDIVPSEDSQSQSPLNLSPVDCLLCPACGENLPNRASLERHLRLLHDDSRAFPCKFCPATFYSSPGLTRHINKCHPTENRQVILLQMPVRNAC, from the coding sequence ATGCCCAAAGGATTCCTGGTGAAAAGAAACAAGAAAGCTGCGCTCGTTTCGTACCGGATTCGCTCGGATGAGGATGGAGGATCAGCTCCAGAATGTCAGATCGCTCAGATCGCCCCATCCCCACCCGTGCCCAGCGCCTCAAAGCCGGACAGCATCATCGCAGCATCCCCTTTAGATGGAGCAGACGCGCCGGTGCCAGTCCACAGCGCAAAGCCGGTTCAGTTCGGAAACCCAGAGGCGGTCTACCAAGCTCTGTACAGCCCCACCCGGCCAATAAGCAAGGAACACGACAGGAAATATTTCGAGAGAAGTTTCAATATCGGTTCGCCTGTGTCCGCCGAATCGTTTCCGACTGCTGCCTCTCTTACCAGCCTGGACCATCATCTTCTTTTCGCTCCGGTTGACTTGAAAATCGGCACCAGCAACAGTAACCGGAGCGGAACGGCCAGCGGCGCGCACGCCCCGGCCATCCGAACTGGCACCAAAAGACATTCGACCTCCGAGACCGAGCGTAAAAGCAGCAAAAACCAAGCCAAGAAACCCAAAGCCATAAGGAAACTCAATTTCGAGGATGAGGTGACCACGTCACCAGTGCTGGGCCTGAAAATCAAAGAGGGACCCGTGGACTTGAAACCAAGACCGGCctcatccaacaacaacaacaacaaacccctGGGAGAGTTCATCTGTCAGCTTTGCAAAGAAGAGTACTCAGATCCGTTCTCTCTGGCACAACATAAGTGCTCTCGTATAGTACGGGTGGAGTACAGGTGTCCCGAGTGCGACAAGGTCTTCAGCTGTCCTGCCAACTTGGCTTCTCACCGGCGCTGGCACAAACCACGCGTCCAGAGCGCACCGAAAGCACCCATCCAACCCGCCAAGCCGTTCCCAGAAGATCTCAAAGACATGAGAGCAGACTTCACCAGCGACAGAGACTCCCCTAGTCCAGGTCTGTCTGAATCCGGCTCAGATGACGGGCTTTACGACTGCCAGCACTGCGGGAAGCGGTTCAAACGCCAAGCCTACTTGAGGAAACACATAATGGGACACCAAATGCTCCACAATCAAATAGTCGGAGACGCGTTTCAGAACGCAGAGAGAGTAGAAAGTCCTGATATCGTTCCCTCAGAGGACAGCCAAAGCCAGAGTCCACTCAATCTAAGCCCCGTGGACTGTCTCCTCTGTCCGGCTTGTGGAGAGAACCTACCCAACAGGGCGAGTCTGGAGCGACACCTGCGTCTACTGCACGACGATTCTCGGGCTTTCCCCTGCAAGTTCTGCCCTGCCACTTTCTACAGCTCCCCGGGTCTCACCAGGCACATCAACAAATGCCACCCTACAGAAAACAGGCAAGTCATCCTACTCCAGATGCCCGTGCGTAACGCCTGCTGA